DNA from Bacillota bacterium:
TTCGCCGCCTACATTTTCCTTTTTGCGGTGTATACGGAGAAGCGCCGCTGTTTCTTCGGCTTCTTTCTGCCCACCGGCCATACAAACGGCCACGCAGGTGTTACAGCCCAAAACGAGGACGCGCTTATAGGGGGCAGCCATTGCCGCAATTTCTTCTAGCGGCTTGCGCTCAGCGATTATCATATACTCACCATCCCTTCAGTCAAATATGCTTTATATTTTATCACAGTTCTAGTTTTAGCGATTGCGGTTCTTGAATACATCGATATATGAATCACAGTATATATCCATGTTCAGAATGATCCTGGCCGATGCGATTGCTGCCATCAACTCATCGTCATTGGCGTCGACAATACCGGCATCGAGCCCGTTAGCCATGGCCATTACAGCGAAAGTCCGGTTGATCAGTTCGCGATTCTTGGTTCCCTGGGAAACATTGCTCAGGCCGACAACAGTCATCGGCGCCGGGTCTGAAATGAACTTGATTTCCCTCAGGGTTCTTAATACCTCACGACCGTGATCCTGGGCAACATTACAGGGGAGGACCAGGGGGTCGATGTAAAGCCTGTCCGGTGAAATACCGAAAGCATCTGCAGTGGCAACCAGTTCGGCTGCCAGGGCAATCCTGCTGTCGGCATCTTTCGGAATTCCTTCCTCGTTCATGGCCAGGCCGACAACTTCCGAGTTGTATTCGGCTGCCATGGTAAAAACTCGCTCCATCTTAGCCATTTCAGCTGGAACAGAGTTGATCATGGCCGGCTGCTTGCAGAGCTTCAGGCCTTCTTCAATGGCATCATACTTGGTTGAATCGAGACATAGCGGCAGGCTGCTTGCTTCCTGGGTTACTTCAACAAGCCACTTCATCGCTCCAACAGCGTCGGGGGAGCTGGGGCCAACGTTAAGATCCAGGTAATGCGCACCGTTTTCTTCCTGCTTGCGAGCCCATTCCTGAACTGGAGCGGGGTCACGGTCTTTTATTGCCTGGGCAATATCTTTGAACATACCGTTAATACGTTCGCCGATAATTATCATTTAGGCGCCTCCTTTATTATTAAGCTGCTGCACCGGTAAGGAGGAATTTCCCCCTCACCCTTACCCTCTCCGACGGTGGAAAGGGAATAGATCAAATCAATAGCTGTTATCTTTCATCAGGTCATCAATGTTTGCTTTGATAATCTTCAAAGCTTCCGGATGACGCATAACCATAATGTCGATTCCGGACTGCAGGTAGGCCATTGCGGTGGTTGCTTCCCAGAGGATACCGCGTTCTTCCTGCTCACCCCAACCGGGCTCATCTTCTGCAGTTGTATTTGCTTCCTTGGCGCGCCAGGATTCAAGTCCCACGTTTCCGATCATCGGCATGGCAAGCATCTTATCGCCCTGGAGAGCGCCATTGCGGGCTCTTTCCATTATGGAATATGAGTACTCGATACCGTAACCAAGAGCAGCAATGGTCGGGTCGATGATGATCCGGTTAGCCATGGCGGTGCTCATCTCGGCGATCAGAATGTTTAGCTGTTTGCAGATGTTGATATCAATCGGGGACTGGGCAATGATGTTGTGCTGGTTGGCCATGCAGGCGCTGGTAACTGCTTTATAGTTTTCAAGTTCAGCCACGCCGAGCAGGAGATTTTCTCCAGCAGCGGCTTCGGCGATGGGAGCATACAGGGTATTATCTTTTTCAGGTTTGCCGCAGCCGACAACGATAAGAGGAACACCGACTGCCTCGAGAACTTTCTTGACGCTGGCAACGCAATCTTCTGCCGAGGCATCTTTTATATCGGGGTCTGCGCCTTTCAGGCGGATCTGGATCAGGTCAGCGCCGAATTCTTCGACACATTTCTTGGCCCAGGCGCCCGGATCGTTCCAGACATCTCCGTAAAATTTTTCGAAAAGGGGATCCCATTCTTCGGGAGCCGTATCCCAAACTTCAAGCGCTAATACCGGACGGTTAGGTATTTCCCCTTCAAAGTGAAGGTAGGGAAGCGCCGATTCACCACCGACAGTTATTGTATGGCTGCGGGTTCCACCCTGGTCTTTGGTAGCCCCGAGGACAACCTCGCCTACTGTACTTCTGTATTTTTCCTTAAGGATTTCTACAGCCATTTATATACTCCTTTCGTTAGGTATTTCTTACATTCCATTTCATTTCTAGGCAAAGTTTTCTTTGGAAAACTTGGTAATTCCCGAAGCTTCACGCGGGCCGACAATAACTTCCCAGCCCGATTCTTCTTCAAGAGCTCCTTTAAGGACAGCCACGTGTCCGGGAAGGACAAGCTTGCGGTGATTGACTTTATCTTCCACTCCCGACTTCTTGATCGCTTCGGAAATTGTTTCGGCAGAAAACTTATTATCCGCATAGGCGGTCAAAACAGAAACACCGCCGGTATCTACCGAAAGGATTCTGCTTGGAATACGGGAACTTTCTACCTCACCCTCGACAATAAAGTATGTAAGCGAGAAGTTGGTGGTTACATAGACCGGGGAATTTTCATTTGCATCACCGATATCGTACAGTTTTGCCTCAACGGCAATCGGTTTCTGCGGGTCTGTGTAGAGGTTCTGGCGCCATGAGAGAAGCGGCAGCAACTGCTGTTTCTCGGCAGCCTTCATAACCACAACATCGGCATATTTACTTAAATATACCCCGGCCTGAATAACTTCTTCCCGGGGGTCTTCTTTCGAGGTGAAAGCAATAGCCGGGTAACCGAAGGGACGGAATTTTTTGCGGACAGCCAGGCGGCGGAACTGGGTTAAATCAGCCAAAACCTTGCTGGTTTCCCTTGCCCCGCTGTCTATGACCAGCTCCTTGTAATCAAGGGCAACAACCTTCTCGACCAGCTCTGCTGTTTCATTTAAGTCTTTCCCACGGACAACCAGGGGGCAGCCCTTGCTCTTGGCCAGCTCCGTCATCTTTTCATAGTTGTCTGCTGTTGCCGCACAAACCAGGGGTTTGCGATCGGCTACCACAGCGAGCCCTGCCTCCATGACAGCCGGGTCGTCGGCAATTAGAATCATTACTTCTTGTGTCTTTCCGGCAACTGTTTCAACAGCTGCTTTAAACTTACCGGCATCGCCGGAATCGCACTTGACGGCAACCATGTCGGTTGTGTAGTCCATTCCGACCCGGTGGAATTTAAGCCCGTCGAATTTTTCCGCTTTGGCCGCCACATCCTCGGTATCGCTGATCATCACAGCAACCCCCGTCGGATGGAAGAAGCGCTTGTCATGACGGAATATTTCAGTCTCTTCGCCAAGTTCTACTACATGATCTCCGGTGCCGACCTTGACCAGCTTGATTGGCGGCGCGGAGGCGGAGTCGAGCGCCTGCTTGGCCTCATCGGTGACATGCGGACAGGCATCAAGTGAAGCTTTTCCTGATGCCAGGGCCATGGCGAAAGCCAGGCAGGTCGGGGAACCGCAGTCTTTACAGTTTGTTTTGGGTAGGTGTTTGTAGATTTCTAAACCGGTTAAACCCATTCACTATCTACTCCTTTCAAGAGGTAGTCTTTATATCAGGAAAAGGCTTCGGTATCATCGTCGCCTCCACCAAAGCTTTGGATCCTCATCTATTACATTAACGGGTCCATGGTCAGAGCCGGATGACCCTTTTCTTCAAGGAAGGGCAGGATCTCATCCGCAGTAACTCCGACTGTTTCATCGGCAATCTTCTCCACAAAGTCGGCACCGAGGCCGGCTTCTTCCGCCCTTTCACGCAGGGCATCGCCGAGAGAATCCTTCAGTTCTTTGGGCATCCAGACCAGGCGGCCCAGACCACCGTCAGCGCTGATGAATTTCTTACTCAAAACATATGCACGGCCGTGACCCATGAAGCCCGGGGTCTGAACCCCACCACCGCAGGAACCGGCCAGGGTTGAGAAGGTCATCCCGATCGGGGTATCCCCGCCATATTCCCGGGTAGTAATCATGACCCCGTTTGCTTCCGGTAAAATAGCCATGATGCACTCGAAACAGCCGCAGGATGTCATTGGATCATTCATGAAGCTGTACATTGAGCACCTTTCTATCGTGCGGTTGGTATTATTGTAAACATACTCGTTAATAGAATCCCAGATTCCGTTCGTCTCATCGACCAGGCCTTCCTTCTTGATCGGACGGTTCGGTCCGGTCGGGTCAATTTCGTAAGCAGCTTTACCGTCAAGCCAGCTGACTGCGCCGCAGAGCCCGAGCCGTTCCGGGGTAACCACACAGCAGTGGTTGGGGGCAAAGGACTGGCAGAGAATGCAGGAGTAGAACTCCTCGACCGATTCGTCTGTAAGGCCTTTAAGACGTTCATCGCGGGCAGCGTAAAAGGTGCGGGCATGAGCCAGGCCTTCCTCAACCTTTTCAGCATCGGTAATCAGAGTTACCTGAACGCGGTCAACGATAGAGGGGAATTCATCCTTGAACTTAGCTACAAGAAGTTCGCCAAAGTGGTGGATCTTGAAACCCTTGGCAGCGGCATCCTTGCTGATTCTCATCCAGATCGTGTCGCGTTGGGCCATGTGCCAGATACCTTCTCCATAATTGATCAGGTAGTGAATACGTCGTTCGAGAACGCCTTCGAAGTCTTCCTGCATTTTACGGCCGAAGATCTTGACCATGATACCCAGCGGCAGGGAGCCGCCTTCCGGAGCCTCGTCAATTTCCGGGCCGATAACCTCAATTTTGCCATCTTCGATATCGTCCTCGCCAACCATTTCAACCAGCTCGAAGGCTGTTGTCCGGCCGCCGCCGAACTCAATTCGCATGTCGCCTTTTCTGATTACTTCACCTTCGAAAGCAGGGCCAACAGTAATCGGAACAGGGATGTCGAGGATCTTAAGCTTGATCCCGCGGATTTCCATGGCAACCTGAACGAGATCGTCGTAGTTGGGATTCGATACGTACCAGTTCGGGATCTGCTCATCTTCGGGAAGCTCCTGGTCTGTAATAACCGGGAAGCCGAGGAAGATGGCTGCAAAGTGAGCGGCAACCTGAACTTCGTCGATTTCACCAAGCTGGAGAACAAAGGCCCGGACACGGCGTCTCTGGTAGTCGCGGGTATTCTGGCGTTCTCCGGGAGGAATACCGCCAAAAGCAATACCTGCACGCAGGGCGTAGTTAACAGCGTGGATAATCTGGGTAAAGTTACCGACCGGGAAGGCGATAAAGTCTATCCCCAGTTTACAGCCGGCTTCGATAGCCTGCTCGATAACCTGGTTGCAGAGGAAGATCATAAATCCTTTACCCTGCAAATCCTGGATCAATTTACCCACTGCCTCACTCGATTTTCCCTTACCCATAATTACAGCCTGACCGGGGATAGTCCAGTCAACCAGGAGGATCCCATAACGGCGGACAACGGGGTCGCCGAGGAATCCGGTCCAGGGCTCAACATGCGGCCTTGCGCCATCAAGATATCTCAGGGCTTCAATAATTTCTGCCGAATAGGCGGCTGCTTCACCGCACAGACGGGCATTTTCGAAGGTAAGATCTTCGTGAATCTGGTTGCGCAGGCGGTTTAGGATCGGCGGAAGTTCGCCCAGCTTCTGAACGGCTTCGCCGCTTAGCGCCCTGATAACGGGCAGGTAGTAACCGGTATCGGGATACCCAACCGGTTTATCGGGACCAAAACGCTTAATGGCCTGGTTTAATAGTATTTCAGCATAGCTGGTGGCAATAACTGCGCCTTCATATGCTTTCTCAAATAGTTTTAACGGCGGATTTGACTCATCAACTGCGCCGTCGAATATCTCATCGAACGATTCTTTCCAGTCTCTGGTCAGAACACCATCACCTGTACTCATTGTTCGTGCCTCCTTTTAGCGATTTTTTACCATCCTGTGGACAGTTCAGTTTCGTATTTTTCAGCAGACTGTTTGTGTATCCTAAGTTTCCATGAACGCTCATCAAGGGCTGCAAGAATTTTTTCAGCAGCTTTTTCGGGATCTTCTTCCCAGATAAAGTAGCCGCCGTATACATCCTCAGCAATTTGAAGGGCAACTCCGTCAACGAGGGCACTGCCGGTAACTTCGGGGACAACCCCGACATGAGTCGGAATGCCCAGGGTTACACACCAGCTGCCGATTGATACAGCTTTTTCACTCATCGCTTCCGGTGCGGAGGCAACGAAGGGAACTTTCGGAACATCTACTTTCCACTGGCGGGCGAGAGCCGTTGTCAGGTCGTAAGCCCGGGTGTTATCAACACAGGATCCCATGTGGAAAACCAGCGGCAGTTTATCTTTTAGCTTGTCTTTATTGGCATCATTGAGCATGTGGATAAAGGATTTTAACCCTTCTCCGGCATATTCCTCAACTGCATCAGCATTCATCAGGCCAAGCTTGGCAGCTGTGCCGGCAGCACAACCTGTGGCAACCATGAGAACATTGTTTTTGGCCAATTCGGTAATGATTGTTGAATGGCTCTTGTCGTGAGGTACGCGCAGGTTGTTACATCCTGCAAAGAGGACCACGCCGCGAAGCTGGCCTGATTCCACTGCATCGGTAATCACTTTTATCGGTTCATCCGGGTTTACAGCGCCCAGAATTTCTTCCATCGCTTCCAGGCTGAAACCGGCTGTTACCTTATGCTTGATATCGGGTATATCGCAGCCTTTATCTTTCCTTTCTTTAAAAGCTTCAATAGCCAGGCTTATAACTTCGCGCGCTTTCTCAACAGCATGTTCTTCTGTAAAATCTACATGGTAGGAACCGGGGATTTTCGAATGTGACATAGTGGTGATAATCCTGGTGTGGTAGCAATCCGATACTGCCTTGATCCCGGGCATAATACACTGAACGTCAACGACCATGGCATCGATACCACCGGTCATGATCGGCAGCTCCTGGGACAGGAAGTTGGTCAGTACCGGCACTCCCTGGCGCATCAGTACCTCGTTACCGGTGCAGCAGATACCCATACATTTTACACCTTTAGCACCAGCTGCTTCGGCTTCTGCTTTCATATCGCGGGAAACCCGCACAATCATTTCACTTAGAAGCGGGTTGTGGCCGTGGAGAGCTATGTTGACCATCTCGGGATCGATGACCCCGAAGTTCGCTTCGGTGGTTACCGGTTTCGGAGTGCCGAAAAGAATATCGGAAAGATCTGTGCCGATATGCATGCAGATGTAATCGCAAAGGGATGTTTTCAGTCCCTGGAAGATCAGGTTAACCGGGTCGGCGTCGACGCCCATGTGGGTTTGTCCCATGGTTTCTGAGATAGTGGTATGAACTGAACGCGGCTGTATGTTGCAGGCATCGAATTTCTCCATCCGCTCGGGAACTACAGTCGTTTCCAACCACTTGCAGGGTTCTGGAGTAATTTTTGAGAAATCAGCTATAGCCTGCTGCAAAACAGCTTCCAGCAGCTGGTTATCATCTTTGCCTTCAACCTCGATTCCGAGTCTGCCGGCAACTCTCTTCAACTTTGCCGAATCCTCAACGCTGTAGTCAGGAGCCTTTCCCTCAAGAACCTCCATTAAAGCATAAAGCATATGACGGCTGTGATCGGCATGAGCGCCGGTTCCGCCGCTGATAGCCCTGATCAGGTTACGGGCAACAATTGTATAACCGTGAGCGCCGCAAATGCCTTTAGATGATTTTTTGGTAATACGGCAGGGGCCCTGGAGACATATCCGACAGCAGACGCCAGTGCGGCCGAAGTTACACTGGGGCTGCATTTTTACATAGCGATCGTAAGCAGTTTCAACCTGGCCGTTGCCGCTATTCTTGTCTATGACTGCCAAAGCTGCCGGGTCGATTGTCCTTCTATTGTCAATCTTTTTCTTCTCTTCGGACATTATCAGGTCTAACCTCCTTTAGATTTGTGAGAAAATTAAATTTTATAATCCTATCTGTCCCCTTGATACACATTTATTCTTTGATAAATAAATGGTTCGGTTAAAGCAAACTATTATACTGTAAGGTCACCTCCCGCAAGCCATCTTATATATTTTTTCAAGGCCGGGCAACAGGTCTTCCATGCTGGAGACCAGAGGTTCACCACGGCGAGCTCTCTCCAGAACCTGTTCTGAAAAAGGAATCATTCCAGCGAATCTTTCCGGTGGAAGTGAGGATTCGAGGTATGAGCGGTCTTCATCGTTGCGGATCTTATTACCCACGAATAAGACTTTTTCAATCTTTAAATCGGCCGAAAGGCGATCGACCGCCCTGGCGGTTGAAACACCTGCCCGGGTCGGCTCGACAACGACCAGCATCATTTTAACCCCGCGGGCAGTACCCCGGGTTAAGTGTTCTATACCGGCACTCATATCCAGAACCACTGCTTCCGGTCTATCAAGCAGCATTGTGGTCAGGATGGCATTGAGAAAAGAATTCTCCTTACAGTAGCATGCTGAACCACCCTGCTTCAGGGCTCCCATTTTGAGAAAACGGAGCACACCTTCCTGCAGGGTATAGTTTTCGAGAACATCGTCAACATTGGGGTTGAGATCGACTAAAGCGCCGCCTCCGGCGTTCTTGGCTTCGATTACTTCCTGAAGTTCAATCAGGGGACGCAGGTTCTCAAGTTTTTCAGGATCCAGCCCGAGGACAAGCCCAAGGTTGGCATCGGGGTCAGCATCGACTGCGAATACCGGCATCTGTTGAAGGGTAAAACAGCGCACCAACTGAGCAGACACCGTGGATTTACCGGCGCCGCCCTTGCCGGAAACAGCGATTTTCAAAAATGACACCTCTTTTTAGAGCAAAAAAATATACCCTATATAGTCATTGCCTTGTTCTATTCGACAAAACAGGTAAAAAATCCTTTGCATGCCTTAAAGTTGCTACATTCATAATATTTACACAAAACCCTCCCCGGAAGGAGGGTTTTGCAGATCTATTTCTTGCTGAAGACATAGTGTTCTTCTTCGTCCAAATTAACTTTAACTGTATCACCAGGAGCAATTTTCCCCTGCAGTAGCTCCTCGGAAATGCCGTCTTCGAGGCGGCGCTGAATGACCCTTCTGAGAGGGCGGGCACCAAACTTGGGATCAAAGCCCTCCCTGAGAAGCTTTACTTTCACATCGTCGGATACTTCGACATGCAGGTTAAACTCTTCGATACGCCTATTCAATTCATTGAGCATGATATCGACAATCTGACGAATATGCTCTTCACTGAGGGAATGGAAAACAATCAGATCATCGACCCGGTTTAAAAATTCGGGACGGAAGGTGCGTTTCAATTCATCCATGATCCGCTCCTTCATCTGTTCGTAATCGGCTTCTTCGCCGGATGCACCGAATCCCATGGCCGACTTATCGAGAAAAGTAGCTCCCACATTGGAGGTCATTATGACCACCGTGTTGCGAAAGTCAACGGTTCGTCCCTTTCCGTCAGTCAGGCGGCCGTCTTCAAGTATCTGAAGCAGCACGTTAAAGACATCAGGATGGGCTTTTTCCATCTCATCAAGCAGCAAAACAGAATAGGGTTTGCGGCGAACTTTTTCAGTCAACTGGCCGCCTTCATCGTAACCGACATATCCCGGAGGAGCGCCGATCAGCCTCGCGGCAGTATGCTTCTCCATATATTCCGACATATCGAGGCGGATGACTGAGTTTTCATCGCCGAAGAGCGCTTCAGCCAGAGCTCTTCCGAGCTCAGTTTTGCCTACACCGGTGGGACCGAGAAAGATGAATGAACCGATGGGCCGCTTCGGATCTTTCAAGCCGGCACGAGCCCGCCGGACAGCCCTGGCTACGGACTGCACAGCTTCATCCTGACCGATAACCCTTTTATGCAGGGTCTCCTCCAGTTTCAGCAACCGTTCTGATTCTTCTTCGGCAAGCTTTTTGAGGGGTATACCGGTCCAACTGGATACGATATAAGCAACATCTTCTTCACTCACCAGTGAGCGATCAGATGTACCGACTTTCTGTTCCCACTCTTTTTTTTGCTCGTCTAGTTCTTCCTGTAATTTATGTTCTTCATCCCGCAATTTGGCTGCTTTTTCGAATTCCTGATTGCGGATAGCAGCTTCCTTTTCAGTACGCAGGGCAAAGAGTTTTTCTTCAACGTCCTTCAAATCTGACGGTACCGTATAGTTGCGAATACGCACCCTTGATGCCGCTTCGTCGATCAGGTCAATCGCCTTATCCGGCAGGAAGCGATCCGAAATGTACCGGTCACCCAGGTTAACTGCCGCTTCGAGTGCCTCATCGGTAATTTTTACCTTGTGGTGTGCTTCATATCGATCGCGCAACCCCTTGAGAATTGCAATGCTTTCCTCGCGGGTCGGTTCACCGACCGTGATCGGCTGGAACCTTCGCTCAAGAGCCGGGTCTTTTTCAATATGCTTGCGGTATTCATCCAAGGTTGTTGCCCCGATGCACTGCAGTTCACCGCGGGCCAACGCCGGTTTCAGGATATTTGAAGCATCTATAGCCCCTTCAGCCGCACCGGCCCCAATCAGGGTGTGCAGCTCGTCGATGAAAACCATCACGTTGCCTGCCTGGCGCAGTTCAGTCATCAATTTACGGAGACGTTCTTCAAATTCACCACGGTATTTGGTTCCGGCAACAACAGCAGCCAGTTCTATGGTAACCAGTCTTTTGCCCCGGAGTATTTCAGGTACTTTACCTTCGACTATACGCTGGGCCAACCCTTCGGCAATCGCCGTCTTGCCCACACCGGGCTCGCCGATGAGGCAGGGGTTATTTTTGGTTCGGCGGCTGAGGATCTGGATAACCCGTTCGATCTCGTTTTCCCTTCCGATTACAGGATCCAGCTTACCTTCCTTGGCCAGTTTGGTGAGGTCACGTCCAAAAGCATCGACCGTCGGAGTCTGCGGGTCGGCTTTCTCACTTTCTGCAGCCCTGGATCCGCCTTCCTCTCCGCCCAACAGCTGGATTACTTCCTTGCGGGCCCGTTTAAGATCTATCCCCATATTCGCCAATACCTGGGCGGCTATGCCTTCACCTTCGCGGACCAACCCGAGCATCAGATGCTCGGTGCCGACGTAATTGTGCCCGAGATTCTGACTTTCTTCGATTGCGAGTTCGACGACCCGCTTGGCCCGCGGGGTATAGCTGATCCCCTGGTGAATTACCTTTTCACCCTTGGGAGTTATTCTTTCCACTTCATTTCTTACACTGTTTAAATCTACAGCCATGTTCTGGAGAGCCCGGGCAGCAATGCCTGAACCTTCACGAACCAGGCCTAAAAGCAGGTGTTCTGTACCGATAAAGTTGTGGTTAAGCCTTTTGGCTTCTTCCTGGGCCAAAACAAGCACCTGCTGGGCTCTTTCCGTAAATCTTCCAAACATAAACATCTATATCACCTCTTTTTATAATCTGAGTTCATCGCGTGTCAGGGGGACGGGGTACCTGACACATTAATTAAATTTTGCCGGGTAAAAAGTGTGTCAGGTACCCCGTCCCCTTGACACTTTAAAAAAGTTGTCAACAACCCCGTCCCCCTGACATTATTGGGAGCGTTCCAGGGCCTGCTTGATCCTGGCGGGGCGCTCAATATTTCTCTCTTCCCGGTTTAACTCCCTGCCTGTCATAAGCTGCAGGCAGCCGGGACGGATTAATACCAATAACTCATTTAAGAGTTTATGATCGACCGTTTTAATCAGGCCGAGATCATAACCGAGGCGCAGGTCGGAAATGAGTTGAATTGCTTCCTGGGAACTCATTACCTGGGCAAATTTCAGCAATCCCAGTGCCCGCCAGGCTTTATCGGCCAGATTGGCCCGTTTTTTATCGAGCAGGTTCTGCCTTGCATTCTTTTCCTGCTCAATCACCTGGCTAATTACGCTGGACAGGTTGCTGATAATTTCCTCTTCACTCTGGCCAAGAGTTACCTGGTTCGAAACCTGAACAAGGTTACCGATTATTTCCGAACCTTCACCGTAAAGTCCCCGAACGGCCAGGCCAACCTGGGAAAGTGCCCCAAGAATACGTCCGGTCTGCCTGGTTATAATCAGAGCCGGTAGGTGAAGCATCAAAGAAGCTCTAAGACCAGTTCCGATGTTAGTCGGGCAAGCAGTCAGGTAGCCATAACGCTCATCAAAGGCATAGTCGACTTCACTTTCAATCAGGTCATCATATTTTCCGGCTTCCTTCCAGGCTTCCTCAAGCTGCAATCCGGGTAAAATGGCCTGGATGCGCAGATGATCCTCTTCATTGATCATGATGCTAATCGCTTCGTCAGGTCTGAGCAGCAGCGCCCCGTGTTTGGACTCACCAGCCAGGAGGGGACTGATCAGATGTTTTTCAACCAGCGACTGCTTTTCCAGTATAGAAAGGTCTGCCATCGGCCAGTATGAAAACTCTTTAAATTCTTCTTTTTTACCGGTTGCCAAATGCATATCTTCCAGAATCCTGTTTCTTATATCATCAGCAGCGAGACAGGGAAAATGATATTTACGGACATTTCTGGCTATCCGAACTCGTGAACTGATCACCACGTCTGTATCGGGGCCGCCCGCTTCCATCCAACGGCTTAGAGTAAACTGAACCTGTTTCACTGGTTTTCTCCTTTTACTGTTCCGGTATCTATAATCTGTGCTTCCAGCTGGCGGATACGATCCCGCAAGACGGCGGCTTCTTCAAATTTTTCGTTCAAGACCTTCTGCTGCATATCTTCCTTAAGTTCGTCTATTTCCCGCAGGTAAAGCACTTTTGTTCTGATCCGGAACGGTATTTTGCCGCGGTGCGAACATCCGGCATGGATTTTACGCAGCAAAGGTTTCAGCTGTTCTTCAAAAGCGGTAAAACATTCACTGCAGCCGAGCCTGCCTACCTGGCTGAATTGGGCAAAAGTCAACCCGCAGGAAGGACACTGCAAACCGGGGAAAGATGAAGCTTCCCGGTTATTAAAGAGATTTTGGTTTAGTAAACCGGCAAAGAGCTGGTGCAAAGAAAATTTTGGCTCATAAGAGAAATCCAGTTCATCCCGGTCGTGGGCACAATGCTCGCACAGGAAGAGTTCAGTCTGTTTCCCATCTGAGCTCTTGATGATGTGAATTGTTGCTTC
Protein-coding regions in this window:
- a CDS encoding ATP-dependent Clp protease ATP-binding subunit; this encodes MFGRFTERAQQVLVLAQEEAKRLNHNFIGTEHLLLGLVREGSGIAARALQNMAVDLNSVRNEVERITPKGEKVIHQGISYTPRAKRVVELAIEESQNLGHNYVGTEHLMLGLVREGEGIAAQVLANMGIDLKRARKEVIQLLGGEEGGSRAAESEKADPQTPTVDAFGRDLTKLAKEGKLDPVIGRENEIERVIQILSRRTKNNPCLIGEPGVGKTAIAEGLAQRIVEGKVPEILRGKRLVTIELAAVVAGTKYRGEFEERLRKLMTELRQAGNVMVFIDELHTLIGAGAAEGAIDASNILKPALARGELQCIGATTLDEYRKHIEKDPALERRFQPITVGEPTREESIAILKGLRDRYEAHHKVKITDEALEAAVNLGDRYISDRFLPDKAIDLIDEAASRVRIRNYTVPSDLKDVEEKLFALRTEKEAAIRNQEFEKAAKLRDEEHKLQEELDEQKKEWEQKVGTSDRSLVSEEDVAYIVSSWTGIPLKKLAEEESERLLKLEETLHKRVIGQDEAVQSVARAVRRARAGLKDPKRPIGSFIFLGPTGVGKTELGRALAEALFGDENSVIRLDMSEYMEKHTAARLIGAPPGYVGYDEGGQLTEKVRRKPYSVLLLDEMEKAHPDVFNVLLQILEDGRLTDGKGRTVDFRNTVVIMTSNVGATFLDKSAMGFGASGEEADYEQMKERIMDELKRTFRPEFLNRVDDLIVFHSLSEEHIRQIVDIMLNELNRRIEEFNLHVEVSDDVKVKLLREGFDPKFGARPLRRVIQRRLEDGISEELLQGKIAPGDTVKVNLDEEEHYVFSKK
- a CDS encoding UvrB/UvrC motif-containing protein — translated: MLCQECRKNEATIHIIKSSDGKQTELFLCEHCAHDRDELDFSYEPKFSLHQLFAGLLNQNLFNNREASSFPGLQCPSCGLTFAQFSQVGRLGCSECFTAFEEQLKPLLRKIHAGCSHRGKIPFRIRTKVLYLREIDELKEDMQQKVLNEKFEEAAVLRDRIRQLEAQIIDTGTVKGENQ
- a CDS encoding protein arginine kinase encodes the protein MEAGGPDTDVVISSRVRIARNVRKYHFPCLAADDIRNRILEDMHLATGKKEEFKEFSYWPMADLSILEKQSLVEKHLISPLLAGESKHGALLLRPDEAISIMINEEDHLRIQAILPGLQLEEAWKEAGKYDDLIESEVDYAFDERYGYLTACPTNIGTGLRASLMLHLPALIITRQTGRILGALSQVGLAVRGLYGEGSEIIGNLVQVSNQVTLGQSEEEIISNLSSVISQVIEQEKNARQNLLDKKRANLADKAWRALGLLKFAQVMSSQEAIQLISDLRLGYDLGLIKTVDHKLLNELLVLIRPGCLQLMTGRELNREERNIERPARIKQALERSQ